The genomic window ATTGTAGAAAGAGGAATGAAAGGTTTAGAGACAGCAACAATTCATAATAAGTTAGGAATTAGAGCTGGGAATACTGGTTCTATTTCTCTTACCGATGTAGAAGTTCCTAAAGAAAATCTATTAGGTGAAGAAGGGGAGGGTTTCAAGATTGCGATGTTTGCTATTGACCAGGGAAGATATACTGTTGCTGCTGGTGCCACGGGATTAATTAGGGCTTGTTTAGATTGGTCGGTAAAATATGCGAATGAAAGAAAAACTTTTGGAGTGCCGATTGGTTATCATCAATTAATAAAAGAGATGATATGTCAAATGGCAGTGGATTATGAAATCTCTCGGCTTTTATATTTAAAGGCAGGTTGGTTGAAAAATCAAGGGATAAGAAATACAAGAGAGACTTCAATGGCAAAGTATTATGCCTGTGAGGCTGCCGAAAGAGCAGCATCCAATGCTGTTCAAATTCACGGTGCCTATGGTTTTTCCGATGAATATCCGGTCGAAAGATTTTATCGAAATGCAAAAGGTGCTCAGATTTACGAAGGGTCAAGAGAAATACATAAAATTTTACAAGCCGATTATGCCTTGGGGTTGAGAATAGATAAGCCATTAAGGTGTAATTTACCACCCTATAAGGGTTAAAATTATGCCAATAATTTATTTAAAATCCGGCGGTTATTGTGAATGTGAAGGTTATACAATAAAAGATAACTGTATAAAAGCGGTTGGTGTTAAGTTTAATGTTGATAATTTGCCTGAAGAACTAAAAAAACAAAAAGAAGCGGTTATTCCCTTGGATAATGTTTTATATATTGTAAGTCCAAAAAGTTAATTAAACTCCTTTTATCCTTTTTTCACTTCACAGACGAGAAGTTTTCGGTTTAAGGTAATTCGGCTTAAAGTATAGCCAGGGAAAGCATTAGTAAATCTATCTTTTAGATAAGAATAGATTGACCTTGCTTCCGGAAATTTATCCCGTTTTGCCCAGACAAGTAAATCGATAGTTCTTTCTGATACGATATTTTCTTTACTTTTATTTACTCCTTCTTTTAATATGTCTAAGAGAGCAAATTGCATCTTTTCTAACCTTTCGGAAGAGATACCGGTTGGGAATTTGATAACGATTTTGTATTGGAGTCCATATTTAATATCATCCTTCCAGTAATTTGTCATTCTTGATAATACCCTATCCATACAGTCGTTAATCGCACTTTCTAAAACTACTTGGTCAGAGGAGGTGGCGACTTCTGGACTATAACCGGTTTCGGTACCTAAAAGCCTGCCAGTAGTTGTTTCATAAATTCTTATCCCCACCGATGCCTTTTTTGTGCCATAACGACCGCTGGTAATATCAATAGTAAAAGTAATATAAATATCTGAACCGATTGTTAAGGCGTATAGATAAGAGATATCTTCTTTAATCTTTCTTTCTTCACCTAAAGCCGAAACAAGTTCATTAATCTGAACAGTAGCATCAGGAACACTTACATTATATTTTCTTGCAGTTAAAAAAGACTCAATAATCTGTGCTGCCTTTCGATGTAAGAAACTTGTTTGTAATTTCTCAATTGGACTTTCATCTTTGCTTACCTGCGGAATAACCATCACAAAGGGAGTGCCAATCTCTTCGGAGATTTCTTCTACTGCCTTAATCACTCCTTTACTTACTAAGTATTCGGTTAAAATTCTTTTATTCACCCTCATCAATTTGCTTATCTTCAGCCTTCCATCAGCCAATTTAATTCTTTTCTGATATTTATCGTCTTCCCAACTGATAAATTTGACAACCGAATCTTTGTTGAGGATATTTTCTTTAATTCCTTCAAATTTTGCTTTCTCTTCTTCTCTCTGTAATATTGGATCGGTTCCGCCTAATAAGACAAAATGGACTGCTTGATAACGGGCATCCCTTTCTGCTTCCACTAAATTCTTTCCGACACCAGTTGCTAAAATAACTACTTCCGCTGGCGAATAGGTTTCAACAAAACTTGCCTCACCAGTTGCCGGTACCATTGGTTTTTTCGCACAATAAATAATTAAAATTAAACTAAATAAAATAAACGTTAAGGTTTTTCTTTTTCTCATAATTCCTCCTTTTTAATTATAATCCAAATAATCCTCTAAATATCGCAAATGGGTCAAAAGGTAAAGTTGGTGGATTATAACTTATATGGAAACCATAATTGAGATCGCCATCGTAACCAACCTTACCACCCAATTTTAGGTCAGCCAAAAGGAAGAATTCTAAAATTCCTTTTAATTCTGGTTTTATTCTTTCTTTAGTAATTTTCCCTTTGCCTTCCAAACCAAAGGATAACATATAGAAATTAAACCTCTTAATCAAGCCAAACCCAAACTCTTTAATTTCCAGGCTATCCGTTCCTTTTTCTGGTCCAAGCATTAAATTAAAAGTAGTAAAGAATTGAGGAAAATAAAAATATCTGCCAATATTATAATCAAACTCTAAATCAACTCCAAATTTTTCTTTTAGGATTACAAAACGAAGTAAAATATCTATCGGCAATCTTGGTCTTTCTAATAAGGTCATTCCTGCTTCACTTTTTCCTAAATACCTTTTGGCAATTGAATAGTTATTTCTATCAATCTTATTGTTCCCAACCTTGCTGACTAAACAATAGCCAACATTCTTTGGTTTTCTTATACCCTCTTCATCTTCATAAAATTCAACAATGTTAAACTTATCATCAACCTTTATCCCTTCTTTATTTCCCAAACGAAAGGTTATCTCATCGCGGTAAGTAGAAATTATATCACTGGATAATCTAAAATCAGGAATTTCTTTTGTTAAGACTTCTAAATTTTTTAAGAAGGCACTCATTGCTGAATATTGGGCATATTCTTCAGCAGAAATAATTCTGCCTCCCCAAAGGTATGTGCTTTTTATAACACCAGAACCAAAAACCGATGTTGATTTCTTTACAATCGGAATAACCTTTGGTGGTGAAAAACGCATTGAGATATGATACCAGATTAAACCACCATTTAACTTAACAATTATTAAATCTTTTTCTCTTGTTAAAGAATATCCATTTATAAAAGGGACAAAGATATAACCAGCATTTAAAACTTTTTCAATATCATCAGCAGTGACACCAATCTCTTTTGCCTTGGTAGTTAAGAAATTTATCCTTTCTTCACTACTAACGAACTCTTTTGCCCTAATTTCTTTTGCGGCATCCAAAATTTTTACAATCTCCGGAACAAACTCCTTTTCTAAAACCTGGCTTATTCTTTCTAAATCTAAAGCATCAAACTTTTCCATTTGGTAATTTACCTTCTCTTGGAGATATTTAGGAATTGGATTATAATCAAATCTTTCTAAAAAGATTACCTTTTTTAGATTAGAAAATAAGGTATCAAGGAAATTTTTGGGGATATTTAAATTTTTTTGGATAATAAAACCTTCGTAATAACTGATTGATTTCCTTAAATAAGTAGAATTTGTTTCTGCATAGTTTAAAGAAAGAAAAATAGTAAAAGTAAATAAAATTGTGATAAAAAATTTCATAATTCAATTATAAATTTCTTAAACTAAAAAATCAATAATTTATTGACTAAATTTCTTTGTTTATTATATTTTTCTATGTTTCTTTTTCTTTTTATTATTTCCTATTTCGATAGTTTAATTATTTACAATCGGGGAAATAATCTGGTAGCAATAAATAGTAGCCGAAATTTTAAAAGTAGATATGATGACACAATTAGAATTTTCTTTTTAGATTCATTAAAACCCTTTCTTTTTAGTCTAAAAGAAATAGAAAATAATTATCCACCAAGATATTGTTTAGATAGTTTTTATATCAATGAAAATGGTTATCGGAAATTGGCAATTGGTGATATAAATAACGATTCAACAATTGATATTATTATTGGTCGTTGCCATTCTCCCTATTTCCTAAAAAGGTTATATTTTGAAAATAATTCTTTAAGGATAGAAAGGATTGATAGCACCCAAACACCAATTACTAATATTTTGTTATGTGATATTGATAATGACAACAAAGATGAGATATTTTACTTTACTTCTGATAAATTGAAAATGGCAAAGAAAAGAAATAACCAATGGGAAATAAGGGATGTCTTATTAAATTTAAATCAAAAAGATTATGGAATTGGTTTTGGTAATTTTGATAGGGAGACCGAAGAGAAAGAGATTGTTTGTATTATTCAGCCTTATAGTATTCCTACTTTATTTAAATTAGTAAGGCTCAGGTATGCTAATAATAGTTTGGATACTTTAACTATTTTTGAAAGTAATTATATTAGATTGCAAAATTTAGCAATAAATGATTTTGATAGTAATTGGGAAGGAGAAGAGATTGGTTTAATTGGTTATCGTTCTTCTGGTCCCAGATGTTCAGAAGTTTATGGGTATGGAAATAGTTGGAATTATTTAGAAATTCTAACCTCTAATGTGGTAGTAAAGAGATATAATGATATAAAGATTGGTGAGTGTTATAGCCAAAATAATAGCAAAGAGATTTTGATTATTGATGGCGAAGGTGTTTGGAATTATTTATTAATGATATATCAAAATAATAATCTTTGGCAAATAGAAACAATTTTCAGACAAAATCTTTTTCCTTATTTTCCAATAAAATCTCTTCTTATTGGTGATTTCTATAAACACCGAAGATTAAATAAAGAAATCCTTTTTTATACTTATAATAAAATCTATCTTTTATATGAGTCAGAAACCGAACCGATTATTTATGAAATAGATAACTATCCAAAGATACCAACAAGCGAAGAAGAGATTATTGTTAAAGCAAAGATTGGCTATTCTCGAATAGAAGAAATTGTTGACACCTTATATTATTCAATAAATGAGACATTAAATTTTTATTATAAATTAAGAGATTCTTTTTCTTTAAGGGATTCCTGTTTTTATTATTCTTTTTCACCTTATGATACCAATAATAAGATTTTTTATTATTTAAAATTAAGAACCCTTTATGGTCATATTATCAATTCAGAATTAAAATCCTATGAGATAAGTTATCAAAGAAAGATAAGAGAAATCCAATATACTAACGACCCGCAAGGAGTATCAAGAGATACAAATAAATATGTAAATATTTACGCAATTGTCTCTGGTGTTTTTGGCAACCGATTTTTTATTGAAGAGAGACCAAAAGGTTTTTGGAACGGAATTTATGTTTATCGAAAAAGAAGCGATTCTTTACCAAGATTAAATCTCGGTGATTCAATCTTTCTTATTGGCAAAGTAAAAGAGATAAGTAATTTGACAACCATCTTTTGTGATTATGATTCTGGCGGTAGATTAATAATTTTAGAAAGAACTCAACCGTTGGTTGATACTTTTAAAACCGAAGTAAATTTGATTAGCGAATCCTTAGAAAGCAAATTGCTTATTATTGATTCCTTATATTTTTTAGATACTGGAATATTTTACGGCAATAATATTTATAATGCCTATAATCAAAGAGGTGAGATAATAAAAATAAAGATTGATTTTGAAAGTGAAATTCCTGGTATGAGAATACCAGAAGGTTTAGTAAAAATTATTGGCAATCTTATCCAAGAAGGAAATAATTATCTTTTATTGCCAAGATTAAGGAATGATTTTATAAGTATTACGGGAATAATTGAAGAGAAAAGAAGAGTTATCAAAAAAGAGAAAGAAAAGATTTATAATATCTTTGGTCAAAAAGTAAAAGAGAAAAAGATAAGAAAAGGAATATATTTCATAAAGAATAGTAAAAGTTTTAGGAAGTTTATTAAAATTTTATAACCTTTCTAAATTTATCTTTTTCTCTTAAAAAGTAAATACCTTTTCTTATTTTACTAATATTAACTATTCTGCCTTGTTTATCGTAAATTAAATTTTTGTTTATTAAATTACTATTAATAATTTTCTTCTTTTCTTCTTTAATGCTAATTGGATAACCAAAATTATGATACATTACTTTATAAGGAGCGATATTGCCTTCAGTCCAAACCAAATTGGCACCATAAAAACTTGGATATCTTACCTTTTCATTTCTTGGTAAACTGCCAGAATAATACCAGCCAGTCATAAAATAATAAAAATGTAGGTAGATCTCCCTTTCTCCTTCCATCCACGCAAGATAACTCCAAACACCGCCAATTGTTGAAAGAGTTGGGTAAGTAGAAGAATCAGGTGTTGGATAACCACCACCATTTCCGCCAAGAAAACGGCAATCAGGAATTCCATTACCAATATGATAATCCTCAAAGCCAATAGAAAATCCCTCATTATTATTAAAAGTAAAATCGCAAGTAGGATGGGCTAATAGTTCTTCGGAGCCCAAGATAGTAAAAGGTTGGTGCCAGGTATCATTTTCTAAACAACGGCACATAATTCGGTAAGGATAAGGAACTTGGGGTGAATAAGCCTGCCAAAAGACATAAATTTTATTACTATCAAAAATACCAATTGTTGGATTAGTATGGTCAAAAAGTCCTAAACTATCAAAATTGGTAATCTGAAAGGTATCACTTAAAGATTGGAAATTCCATTTGCGATAATAAATCCTTGATTTACCAAAAGAAGAATC from candidate division WOR-3 bacterium includes these protein-coding regions:
- a CDS encoding DUF6175 family protein, producing MRKRKTLTFILFSLILIIYCAKKPMVPATGEASFVETYSPAEVVILATGVGKNLVEAERDARYQAVHFVLLGGTDPILQREEEKAKFEGIKENILNKDSVVKFISWEDDKYQKRIKLADGRLKISKLMRVNKRILTEYLVSKGVIKAVEEISEEIGTPFVMVIPQVSKDESPIEKLQTSFLHRKAAQIIESFLTARKYNVSVPDATVQINELVSALGEERKIKEDISYLYALTIGSDIYITFTIDITSGRYGTKKASVGIRIYETTTGRLLGTETGYSPEVATSSDQVVLESAINDCMDRVLSRMTNYWKDDIKYGLQYKIVIKFPTGISSERLEKMQFALLDILKEGVNKSKENIVSERTIDLLVWAKRDKFPEARSIYSYLKDRFTNAFPGYTLSRITLNRKLLVCEVKKG
- a CDS encoding acyl-CoA dehydrogenase family protein; the encoded protein is MIDFSFTEEQLMIQKIAREFAQKEIAPRIRDLDRAQTFDRSILKKMAELGLLGLTIPEEYGGVYCDYITLGLVCEELEYVDTSLRVILSVHIGLNSLTLLTWGNEEQKKKYLIPQARGEKIATFGLTEPNAGSDAVAIETRAEKKGDYYILNGEKMWISLADVADHFIIFAWTDLEKKKKRDHSGISAFIVERGMKGLETATIHNKLGIRAGNTGSISLTDVEVPKENLLGEEGEGFKIAMFAIDQGRYTVAAGATGLIRACLDWSVKYANERKTFGVPIGYHQLIKEMICQMAVDYEISRLLYLKAGWLKNQGIRNTRETSMAKYYACEAAERAASNAVQIHGAYGFSDEYPVERFYRNAKGAQIYEGSREIHKILQADYALGLRIDKPLRCNLPPYKG